ccacgttgggtggtgtaggttcatgtccccgatcaggatatgttctgcgtatggtctctgggcaagctctctattgagcttttccaccgtttcaccatcgtcgttgttatatatgttatgcataaagaggtctgtccacccatctagatggttcctccgcagtttcagcagctggtatcctttcgacaccgtcttgcatgaccaggaacctggatcgatccgtttcgacacgaacagacagaccctggctcgttcaccttccaactccttcgggaagactagttggtgggtggccttgtttgggtagtgggttgttgttgattgagagttgatccagggttcctgaaccgcaatcacatccgctttctggactgctttgtctgacagaaatgaggccatgactggatgggcgttgtgtgcattgtattgaattatttggaagtaattcattgagatgtggtggtgttgttggtgtctgttcctggatcatcactgtgctccgacgcatcatggaactcctcttccgcatcttcgtcgatttcagcaactttgtgtcgtaccagttggtatcgccgagtcgttcggggttgttcatccataacgtagtcctccgccatatcatcagctggtgctgtcatcctcctcttcttatatgacgtctggagctgtttctccggatctgtcatgaactgcatagtctcttggttctgtgacctcaaagagcgagccgactggcttactgctgaggcagtttcagcgagctcctctggtatgataggtagatcgtcatcctccgacgttctcgatctagttcgcatcacatggctgggctcctttcttcgttggggcttctccaccccaacctttgtatacatcctccgaatttcttttgtcggatgcgatgcgttctctgtcggatgaggtgcgttctctgtcggatgcgatgcgatcaccgtccgattcgatgtaggtgctgcccgatatatcgtcgtgcgctgtgcagtttgctgcggcgcgtggattggggtatcgagtccctgttgggactgggaggtagtggtactacccttcgtagtctccctttgccggaagtggagtggcacacgatggaatagagggctgttagccagtgctagtcttgccccttctttcgctgctgttcttacttcgcatgcgtcgctcgttggcctatggcctccgccacaattggcgcatttcacttcgacgtccccttgcttagcacactcccaggtcgggtgttgcttcgcacagtggccgcactggtattcgtttagacactgtgagtgtacatgtcctggtttctgacatttcaggcataatttcgaacggccttctcggcagaagcgggtagtctggtgcacttggtgctgccagagcgtaccctgcgtgatcgcctggtttgcaaccaccgggtcggtgaattcaatgatgatagagccttcacgacgcttgccaggttttactagccagccaaggtggaggatttcaacctgggtatcaccccatgagtggctgttttggcgtaccagctccttcgccatccccgccatcgactcctgtgtcaacagcatcgtcttcgtatcgataccgcgcgctactaccccccatgtcggcttcctaacatgtgctgctgggccgaatgatttcaaccagccgtcagcatgctttcgtagcaactccgcaccggaagcgctattcgccgtcatcttcacatccccagaggggagaaccttcgccgctaagaagtggcagccaccaccaaggggggcactggctttcctccgggcggcttgctcccgtgtcctctcagcctgctcgacgatctcccttggtgtccgccggcggagggtttcgcgggtgtcgctgtcacgaatcttgacgataatctctcgatcttcgcggagctcagctggcgaaactccgatcgaggatgatccattgcttgtcgggagagatgggggggggccggagccggtcccttgtccccatttctggagccgtgcccagaaggctgccgagtcgttcgaattgcttgtttgtgtggacggtgtcgttgctgttgctttgatcgccgtcgtagctttttcgatgctatccatacgctggtcgagtcggttgagtgcctgttgcaccttttccatgacctgaacctgcggtttgtcccccttcagggagttcagtgcgtattgctcgacggatttcacaaagttgataatatatatctcacctcttccgtcattttccattgtgttcagcacctctctagcactctgagcgagctcctccatggtactaaagtggttccgtggtttcttggggggtgcctttgaaaactctgtttcagggggcgaatttggttttcttccaccaccggcgacagccatccttcaattcctataaaataggatcaaaagatagagccggaagttagaaagaatttgaactaattttgagagcctgtaggcccttggttggcgagatagaacaaaaattgaatctgggcaaaaagagttgtttttcTCATACACCTTTCTTCCCGAACAACTCACTGTCAAAAATATCACAAATGAATTGAACCTAGACCTCCTCCCCATCACAATTTCTGCAAACATTTTGACTCCAACATCCGGTGCTTCCTCGTCCAGACCTCCTCTTCGGTGCCGATATCACAGTACAAGAAGGTCAAGAACTCTGGGATAGGCTTAAAGAAATTTCGAGTCGAGTGGGATCCGAAAGCCCCTCAACACATGCGCTAAACCAATGAGTATCGAGCGTTAAGAATAAGTGCAAATACTCCCATTGCTCTCTACCAAGGGTCATAGCCATAGACGGAAGGGGAAAATGTCCATAGTTACGTTACTGAAATCAGGTGGCGCTTGCTCCGGGTGAGAGGTCCAACCGTGCTTTTTGTTGGCCGTTTCTACGCCGAGCACAGGATCACGGGGTAGAAATTCAGTTGCTTGTTATGTATATTGCCGAGGTACAAGTATTGCATCCAACTACTGGCAGGTGAAGAAACAAAGCTGGGCAATATCTCGCCAACGGTACGCTGTATCACACGCCGCGGGCTAGAGATTTCTCTCCCATGGCGAGATGGAGAGACGTTCTACAACTGTGGAAGCAATACCCGAAAGGAAACCAGTTACAGGCA
Above is a window of Penicillium digitatum chromosome 2, complete sequence DNA encoding:
- a CDS encoding Reverse transcriptase, putative: MAVAGGGRKPNSPPETEFSKAPPKKPRNHFSTMEELAQSAREVLNTMENDGRGEIYIINFVKSVEQYALNSLKGDKPQVQVMEKVQQALNRLDQRMDSIEKATTAIKATATTPSTQTSNSNDSAAFWARLQKWGQGTGSGPPPSLPTSNGSSSIGVSPAELREDREIIVKIRDSDTRETLRRRTPREIVEQAERTREQAARRKASAPLGGGCHFLAAKVLPSGDVKMTANSASGAELLRKHADGWLKSFGPAAHVRKPTWGVVARGIDTKTMLLTQESMAGMAKELVRQNSHSWGDTQVEILHLGWLVKPGKRREGSIIIEFTDPVVANQAITQGTLWQHQVHQTTRFCREGRSKLCLKCQKPGHVHSQCLNEYQCGHCAKQHPTWECAKQGDVEVKCANCGGGHRPTSDACEVRTAAKEGARLALANSPLFHRVPLHFRQRETTKGSTTTSQSQQGLDTPIHAPQQTAQRTTIYRAAPTSNRTVIASHPTENAPHPTENASHPTKEIRRMYTKVGVEKPQRRKEPSHVMRTRSRTSEDDDLPIIPEELAETASAVSQSARSLRSQNQETMQFMTDPEKQLQTSYKKRRMTAPADDMAEDYVMDEQPRTTRRYQLVRHKVAEIDEDAEEEFHDASEHSDDPGTDTNNTTTSQ